A DNA window from Scylla paramamosain isolate STU-SP2022 chromosome 10, ASM3559412v1, whole genome shotgun sequence contains the following coding sequences:
- the LOC135104211 gene encoding cholinesterase 1-like has product MILLVTLVVAATVAVAGAEQSTVEATLKQGSILGSREETTNGRVYYTFKSIPYAKPPVGSLRFKDPEPAPAWSGVRNGSLPIQKCSQPDFLAHNKPVGQEDCLYLNVYTPRPYSSNLPVMVYIHGGGFIIGSAEDQGSSPKPLMEKDVVVVALNYRLGILGFLSTGDNVLPGNLGLKDQILALQWVQDNIMELGGDPNQVTIFGISAGGMSVHFHILSPLATGLFRRAIMQSGTALVPSLNTSPMKGAIKIGKALNCTGEKSNELLACFNEATVEDLLKAVGPISNFTESPYPLGPCVDGAYLPDHPEVLLKNGLYNRADIMSGCTKDDGNVVTISLLPKIEAFRENFTKTGPIALLTREEENPVYLARRIMLYYMHNRTDFNLTSEDEYIITKAAGDRYFLAPNMMTVEFHAKDPSTKTFMYQFDHPPEKSLMFLYANITQERKMVGHGDDMIYLFDFPAMGSLKRLQDLQVQEILVDLFTNFAFTGNPTANGTLGFRWTPIEPEGPLRYLSITTIPTMQTVDRQHREFWTSMPTKINKVLYPERFLEDF; this is encoded by the exons ATGATACTGTTGGTGAcgttggtggtggcggcaacGGTGGCGGTGGCCGGAGCTGAACAGTCCACAGTAGAGGCAACGCTGAAGCAGGGCTCCATTCTAGGCTCACGGGAGGAGACTACAAACGGCCGCGTGTACTACACCTTCAAGAGCATTCCTTACGCCAAGCCACCCGTCGGATCCCTTCGTTTCAAG GACCCCGAGCCTGCACCCGCCTGGAGCGGAGTCAGGAACGGATCGCTGCCTATCCAAAAGTGTTCCCAGCCTGATTTCTTGGCTCATAATAAACCAGTCGGTCAGGAAGACTGTCTCTACCTTAATGTCTACACGCCTAGG cCATATTCTTCCAACCTCCCGGTGATGGTGTACATTCACGGGGGAGGCTTCATCATCGGTTCAGCTGAAGATCAAGGTTCGTCACCAAAGCCTCTGATGGAAAAAGACGTTGTGGTGGTCGCCTTGAACTACCGTTTAGGTATCCtcg GCTTCCTCTCAACGGGAGACAATGTCTTACCCGGTAATTTGGGCCTCAAGGATCAGATTCTGGCCCTCCAGTGGGTGCAGGACAACATTATGGAACTAGGCGGCGACCCCAACCAGGTCACCATCTTCGGTATCAGCGCAGGAGGAATGTCAGTCCACTTCCACATCCTCTCCCCGCTCGCAACAG GGCTGTTTCGGCGGGCCATCATGCAATCAGGCACAGCACTGGTGCCCTCTCTTAACACTTCTCCCATGAAAGGTGCCATCAAGATCGGCAAGGCACTCAATTGTACCGGGGAAAAAAGCAATGAACTCTTGGCATGCTTCAATGAGGCAACTGTTGAGGACCTGCTCAAGGCTGTGGGTCCTATCAGC AACTTTACAGAGTCTCCATACCCATTGGGTCCCTGCGTGGACGGTGCCTACTTGCCTGACCACCCGGAGGTTCTGCTGAAAAATGGTCTTTACAACAGGGCGGATATCATGAGCGGTTGCACCAAAGACGATGGAAACGTCGTTACCATAA GTCTGCTCCCCAAGATAGAGGCCTTCAGGGAGAACTTCACAAAGACAGGTCCGATCGCGCTACTAACGCGGGAGGAAGAGAACCCCGTCTATCTGGCTCGGAGAATCATGCTCTATTATATGCACAACAGAACGGATTTCAACTTGACATCAGAGGACGAGTATATTATCACAAAA GCTGCTGGTGACCGATACTTCCTAGCCCCCAACATGATGACGGTTGAGTTCCACGCCAAGGATCCCAGCACCAAGACGTTCATGTACCAATTCGATCATCCTCCTGAGAAGTCGCTCATGTTTTTGTATGCGAATATtacacaagagagaaaaa TGGTCGGCCATGGAGACGATATGATCTACCTTTTCGACTTCCCTGCGATGGGATCCTTGAAAAGGCTCCAAGATCTACAAGTGCAGGAGATCCTTGTAGATCTCTTTACTAACTTTGCTTTCACAGG gAACCCAACCGCCAACGGGACTCTGGGCTTTAGGTGGACTCCCATAGAGCCGGAAGGCCCTCTCCGCTATTTATCGATTACCACCATCCCCACAATGCAGACGGTGGACAGACAG CACCGTGAATTCTGGACTTCCATGCCGACCAAGATTAACAAGGTGCTCTACCCAGAACGTTTCCTTGAAGACTTTTAA